TGAAGGCACAGGGAAAGGCACAACCGTGTTTATTCATCTACCGTTTGCCAGCAAGTCCTCCCACGTCGAATTACCCAAAACCGGTAAGCTCAATGTCATCCAGAAGAATGATTCATAGCAGTTTGTGGTCAGTAGTCAGTAGTCAGTAGTCAGTAGTCGAGTGTTGGGGTTTTGAATTGCCTGTCAAGTGTATTTAGTTCCATTTGGGTTATTTAGGAGCAATTCTTTTCAAGAATTCGACGGATTCAACGATCTGGGTTTTAGCTACTGACTTATTAACTACTGACGACTGACTCATCAACGACTGACGACTGACTACAAACTGCAATTACTTCAATTTTTCCCGTAGTTTGGTTGCATAGCGGCGGCTGACTTCGGCGGGTTCGGAAATGCCCTGCAAATAGACCCGAAATGAATAGTTGAACCACTCTTCAACACTGGTCACATATTCAAAATTGATAATACTTGAGCGGTGAATGCGCTGAAAATACTTCTCCGGCAGCCGGTTTTCCCACTCTTTCAACGACATATTGGTTTGAGCGTCAGCCTCCTGCGTCGTCCAGATTCGCGAATAATCCCGGTCGGCAAAAATACACTTAATGGTATCAATCCTGACAAATTTCGACTGGTTGTTGACCCTCAGTAACAATCGGTCATCATATTCGAGGGTGCGGTCTTTTTCCGGTTTCGGGGGCAGCGGTTGTGATAAGCGTTCGATGGCCTGCCGAAGTCGTTTCATATCTACAGGTTTGAGTACATAGTCAAGGGCGCTCACATCAAATGCCCGAGCGGCATACCGATCAAATGCCGTGACAAAAATGACCCGAAACGCGCCACTAGCTGCATCAAGGACCTCAAAGCCTGATTCATTGTGCAGTTCCACATCCAGAAACACGACATCAGGGCTTACTCGATCAATGAGTTCAACCGCTTCGGCGACTGTACCTGCCTCACCCACCACCTGGACTGATTCAATTCCCGAAAGCATCAGGCTCAGCAGGCGACGGGCGGGCAGTTCATCATCAACAACAACAACTCTTTGCACATTCATGAGTGTTTCATACCAGTTTGTCGTCAGTCGTCAGTCGTCAGTCGTTAGTAGTTAGTAGTTCACTAAGTTCCTTT
The nucleotide sequence above comes from Acidobacteriota bacterium. Encoded proteins:
- a CDS encoding response regulator transcription factor, whose protein sequence is MNVQRVVVVDDELPARRLLSLMLSGIESVQVVGEAGTVAEAVELIDRVSPDVVFLDVELHNESGFEVLDAASGAFRVIFVTAFDRYAARAFDVSALDYVLKPVDMKRLRQAIERLSQPLPPKPEKDRTLEYDDRLLLRVNNQSKFVRIDTIKCIFADRDYSRIWTTQEADAQTNMSLKEWENRLPEKYFQRIHRSSIINFEYVTSVEEWFNYSFRVYLQGISEPAEVSRRYATKLREKLK